The Rissa tridactyla isolate bRisTri1 chromosome 6, bRisTri1.patW.cur.20221130, whole genome shotgun sequence genome includes a region encoding these proteins:
- the OTOL1 gene encoding otolin-1, which produces MWSSPGSALVFVVLVVTAVHAGVKVTPAVKYTKMKPLQLVGDGASHTPLAALVGKSPFPAAPGRAELATLRPAPQGATTLFPFENYTLDTADFFYNCCDCCPPSVGPRGQPGEQGPPGPKGEKGDAGLQGLPGTPGPQGPKGSKGERGGKGEQGERGVSGNPGYPGKPGLQGEAGVKGNKGNYGFPGLKGQKGSKGDTCENGTKGDKGDRGDAGDPGVDGEQGDKGEKGDTGEKGYCGEPGGRGAKGERGEGGTKGEKGSKGEMGAEGIQGMDGKQGEKGEQGSKGEKGDLGPAGVMGPTGPKGVAGSKGGRGAPGKKGSRGAKGARGDTTKVLRSAFSAGLSKPFPPPNVPIRFDKILYNDQEDYNPSTGKFNCSVPGAYVFAYHLTVRGRPARVSLVARSRKVAKARETLYGQEIDQASFLTVLKLSAGDQVWLEVARDWNGVYVSAEDDSVFTGFLLYPDVFEILL; this is translated from the exons ATGTGGAGCTCACCGGGGTCTGCCTTGGTGTTCGTGGTGCTGGTTGTAACCGCTGTGCACGCGGGAGTGAAGGTGACCCCAGCTGTGAAGTACACGAAGATGAAGCCCTTACAGCTGGTGGGCGATGGTGCCTCTCACACCCCCCTCGCTGCCCTCGTGGGAAAAAGCCCGttcccagcagccccaggcagagctgagTTAGCCACCCTGAGACCTGCGCCCCAAGGGGCCACCACACTTTTCCCCTTTGAGAACTACACACTTGACACAGCAGATTTCTTCTACAACTGCTGTGACTGCTGTCCACCCTCTGTGGGGCCCCGGGGACAGCCAGGGGAGCAGGGACCCCCAG GTCCCAAGGGGGAGAAGGGAGACGCTGGTTTGCAAGGTCTGCCAGGAACTCCAGGTCCTCAAGGCCCAAAAGGTTCTAAAGGAGAAAGAG GAGGCAAAGGGGAGCAAGGCGAGCGAGGAGTCAGTGGAAACCCCGGTTATCCAGGCAAACCTGGGCTGCAAG gtgaAGCTGGAGTAAAAGGCAATAAGGGCAACTACGGCTTCCCTGGACTGAAGGGACAAAAGGGGTCCAAAGGGGACACTTGTGAGAACGGGACCAAAGGAGACAAGGGAGACAGGGGGGATGCTGGAGACCCAGGAGTGGATGGAGAACAGGGTGacaaaggggaaaagggagacaCAGGGGAGAAGGGGTACTGCGGGGAGCCAGGGGGGAGAGGTGcaaagggggagagaggggaaggggggacaaagggagaaaaagggagcaAAGGGGAGATGGGGGCTGAAGGTATTCAGGGAATGGAtggaaaacagggagaaaagggtGAGCAAGGAAGTAAGGGTGAAAAAGGGGACCTGGGACCTGCTGGTGTGATGGGACCTACTGGGCCCAAGGGGGTTGCTGGCAGCAAGGGGGGCCGAGGGGCCCCGGGAAAGAAAGGTTCCCGCGGGGCGAAGGGCGCCCGAGGGGACACCACAAAGGTCCTGCGATCGGCATTCAGCGCCGGCTTGTCCAAGCCCTTCCCTCCGCCCAACGTCCCCATTAGATTTGACAAGATCTTGTACAACGACCAAGAAGATTACAACCCTTCCACCGGGAAATTCAACTGCAGCGTGCCTGGGGCGTACGTCTTCGCCTACCACCTAACGGTGAGAGGGCGTCCGGCCCGTGTCAGCCTCGTTGCCCGCAGCAGGAAGGTGGCCAAAGCCCGTGAGACGCTCTATGGCCAGGAGATTGACCAGGCATCCTTCCTGACCGTCCTGAAGCTGAGTGCGGGTGACCAAGTGTGGCTGGAGGTTGCACGGGACTGGAACGGGGTGTACGTCAGCGCTGAGGATGACAGCGTCTTTACGGGGTTTCTTCTGTATCCGGATGTTTTTGAGATCCTGCTATAG